The Heyndrickxia vini genome contains a region encoding:
- a CDS encoding cytochrome c oxidase assembly protein: MHNINYHGDEFVPEVLLALPFIVVFILYIFAVVVSNRRHKKWSLYRTTSWIFGVICVLIAVIGPLADRSEATEKVHLLLGR; encoded by the coding sequence ATGCACAACATTAATTATCATGGTGATGAGTTCGTGCCCGAGGTTCTTTTGGCATTACCGTTTATAGTAGTATTTATTTTATATATCTTCGCAGTAGTGGTCTCTAATCGACGTCATAAAAAATGGTCTTTATACCGTACAACCTCTTGGATTTTTGGAGTAATTTGCGTCTTGATTGCCGTTATTGGCCCCCTAGCAGACCGTTCCGAGGCCACTGAAAAAGTCCATTTATTATTAGGCAGATAG